One part of the Symphalangus syndactylus isolate Jambi chromosome 1, NHGRI_mSymSyn1-v2.1_pri, whole genome shotgun sequence genome encodes these proteins:
- the LOC129483055 gene encoding pepsin A-5-like gives MKWLLLLGLVALSECIMYKVPLIRKKSLRRTLSEHGLLKDFLKKHNLNPARKYFPQLEAPTLVDEQPLENYLDVEYFGTIGIGTPAQDFTVIFDTGSSNLWVPSVYCYSLACLDHNRFNPQDSSTYKSTSETVSITYGTGSMTGILGYDTVQVGGISDTNQIFGLSKTEPGSFLFFAPFDGILGLAYPSISSSGATPVFDNIWNQGLVSQDLFSVYLSADDKSGSVVIFGGIDSSYYSGSLNWVPVTVEGYWQITVDSITMNGKTIACAEGCQAIVDTGTSLLTGPTSPIANIQSDIGASENSDGDMVVSCSAISSLPDIVFTINGVQYPLPSSAYILQSEGSCISGFQGMNVPTESGELWILGDVFIRQYFTVFDRANNQVGLAPVA, from the exons ATgaagtggctgctgctgctgggtcTGGTGGCGCTCTCTGAGTGCATCATGTACAA GGTCCCCCTAATCAGAAAGAAGTCCTTGAGGCGCACCCTGTCCGAGCATGGCCTGCTGAAGGACTTTCTGAAGAAGCACAACCTCAACCCAGCCAGAAAGTACTTCCCCCAGTTGGAGGCTCCCACCCTGGTAGATGAACAGCCCCTGGAGAACTACCTGGAT GTGGAGTACTTCGGCACTATCGGCATCGGAACTCCTGCCCAGGATTTCACCGTCATCTTTGACACCGGCTCCTCCAACCTCTGGGTGCCCTCAGTCTACTGCTACAGTCTCGCCTGCC TGGATCACAACCGCTTCAACCCTCAGGATTCCTCCACGTACAAGTCCACCAGCGAGACAGTCTCCATCACCTACGGCACCGGCAGCATGACAGGCATCCTCGGATACGACACTGTCCAG GTTGGAGGCATCTCTGACACCAATCAGATCTTCGGCCTGAGCAAGACAGAACCCGGCTCCTTCCTGTTTTTTGCTCCCTTCGACGGCATCCTGGGGCTGGCCTATCCCAGCATTTCCTCCTCCGGGGCCACACCCGTCTTTGACAACATCTGGAACCAGGGCCTGGTTTCTCAGGACCTCTTCTCTGTCTACCTGAGCGC CGATGACAAGAGTGGCAGCGTGGTGATATTTGGTGGCATTGACTCTTCTTACTACTCTGGAAGTCTGAACTGGGTGCCTGTTACTGTCGAGGGTTACTGGCAGATCACCGTGGACAG CATCACCATGAACGGAAAGACCATCGCCTGCGCTGAGGGCTGCCAGGCCATTGTTGACACCGGCACCTCTCTGCTGACCGGCCCCACCAGCCCCATTGCCAACATCCAGAGCGACATCGGAGCCAGCGAGAACTCAGATGGCGAC ATGGTGGTCAGCTGCTCAGCCATCAGCAGCCTGCCCGACATCGTCTTCACCATCAACGGAGTCCAGTACCCCCTGCCATCCAGTGCCTACATCCTGCAG AGCGAGGGGAGCTGCATCAGTGGCTTCCAGGGCATGAATGTCCCCACCGAATCTGGAGAGCTTTGGATCCTGGGTGATGTCTTCATCCGCCAGTACTTCACTGTCTTCGACAGGGCAAACAACCAGGTCGGCCTGGCTCCCGTGGCTTAA